One part of the Symphalangus syndactylus isolate Jambi chromosome 1, NHGRI_mSymSyn1-v2.1_pri, whole genome shotgun sequence genome encodes these proteins:
- the LOC129493256 gene encoding methyl-CpG-binding domain protein 1 isoform X2, with product MAEDWLDCPALGPGWKRREVFRKSGATCGRSDTYYQSPTGDRIRSKVELTRYLGPACDLTLFDFKQGILCYPAPKAHPVAVTSKKRKKPSRPAKTRKRQVGPQSGEVRKEAPRDETKADTDTAPASFPAPGCCENCGISFSGDGTQRQRLKTLCKDCRAQRIAFNREQRMFKRVGCGECAACQVTEDCGACSTCLLQLPHDVASGLFCKCERRRCLRIVERSRGCGVCRGCQTQEDCGRCPICLRPPRPGLRRQWKCVQRRCLRHLAHRLRRRHQRCQRRTSLAVAPPTGKHARRKGGCDSKMAARRRPGAQALPPPPPSQSPEPTEPHPRALAPSPPAEFIYYCVDEDELPYTNRRQNRKCGACAACLRRMDCGRCDFCCDKPKFGGSNQKRQKCRWRQCLQFAMKRLLPSVWSESDDGAGSPPPYRRRKRPSSARRHHLGPTLKPTLATRTAQPDHTQAPTKQEAGGGFVLPPPGTDLVFLREGASSPVQVPGPVTASTEALLQEAQCSGLSWVVALPQVKQEKADTQDEWTPGTAVLTSPVLVPGCPSKAVDPGLPSVKQEPPDPEEDKEENKDDSASKLAPEEEAGGAGTPVITEIFSLGGTRFRDTTVWLPSLQGRHSGREDGCKVWETKDTVEPTSTSWNPRGWPGNNVSLLPPPASMMWVSCRRSWCPSSQS from the exons ATGGCTGAGGACTGGCTGGACTGCCCAGCCCTGGGCCCTGGCTGGAAGCGCCGTGAAGTCTTTCGCAAGTCAGGGGCCACCTGTGGACGCTCAGACACCTATTACCAGAG CCCCACAGGAGACAGGATCCGAAGCAAAGTTGAGCTGACTCGATACCTGGGCCCTGCGTGTGATCTCACCCTCTTCGACTTCAAACAAGGCATCTTGTGCTATCCAGCCCCCAAG GCCCATCCCGTGGCGGTTACCAGCAAGAAGCGAAAGAAGCCTTCAAGGCCAGCCAAGACTCGGAAACGTCAGGTTGGACCCCAGAGTGGTGAGGTCAGGAAGGAGGCCCCAAGGGATGAGACCAAGGCTGACACTGACACAGCCCCAGCTTCATTCCCTGCTCCTGG ATGCTGTGAGAACTGTGGAATCAGCTTCTCAGGGGATGGCACCCAAAGGCAGCGGCTCAAAACGTTGTGCAAAGACTGTCGAG CACAGAGAATTGCCTTCAACCGGGAACAGAGAATGTTTAAG CGTGTGGGCTGTGGGGAGTGTGCAGCCTGCCAGGTAACAGAAGACTGTGGGGCCTGCTCCACCTGCCTCCTGCAGCTGCCCCATGATGTGGCATCGGGGCTGTTCTGCAAGTGTGAACGGAGACGCTGCCTCCGGATTGTGGAAAGG AGCCGAGGGTGTGGAGTATGCCGGGGCTGTCAGACCCAAGAGGATTGTGGCCGTTGCCCCATCTGCCTTCGCCCTCCCCGCCCTGGTCTCAGGCGCCAGTGGAAATGTGTCCAGCGACGTTGCCTACGG CACCTTGCTCACCGCCTGCGTCGCCGTCATCAGAGATGTCAGCGACGCACTTCCCTGGCTGTGGCTCCCCCAACT GGTAAACATGCCCGCCGCAAGGGAGGCTGTGACTCCAAGATGGCTGCCAGGCGGCGCCCCGGAGCCCAGGCACTGCCTCCACCACCCCCATCACAGTCCCCAGAGCCCACAGAGCCG CACCCCAGAGCCCTGGCCCCCTCGCCACCTGCCGAGTTCATCTATTACTGTGTAGACGAGGACGAGCTA CCCTACACGAACCGCCGGCAGAACCGCAAGTGCGGGGCCTGTGCAGCCTGCCTACGGCGGATGGACTGTGGCCGCTGCGACTTCTGCTGCGACAAGCCCAAATTCGGGGGCAGCAACCAGAAGCGCCAGAAGTGTCGTTGGCGCCAATGCCTGCAGTTTGCCATG AAGCGGCTGCTGCCCAGTGTCTGGTCAGAGTCTGATGATGGGGCAGGATCGCCCCCACCTTACCGTCGTCGAAAGAGGCCCAGCTCTGCCCGACGGCACCATCTTGGCCCTACCTTGAAGCCCACCTTGGCTACACGCACAGCCCAACCAGACCATACCCAGGCTCCAACGAAGCAGGAAGCAGGTGGTGGCTTTGTGCTACCCCCGCCTGGCACTGACCTTGTGTTTTTACGGGAGGGCGCAAGCAGTCCTGTGCAGGTGCCGGGCCCTGTTACAGCTTCCACAGAAGCCCTGTTGCAG GAGGCCCAGTGCTCTGGCCTGAGTTGGGTTGTGGCCTTACCCCAGGTGAAGCAAGAGAAGGCGGATACCCAGGACGAGTGGACACCAGGCACAGCTGTCCTGACTTCTCCCGTATTGGTGCCTGGCTGCCCTAGCAAG GCAGTAGACCCAGGCCTGCCATCTGTGAAGCAAGAGCCACCTGACCCTGAGGAGGACAAGGAGGAGAACAAGGATGACTCTGCCTCCAAATTGGCCccagaggaagaggcaggaggggCTGGCACACCCGTG ATCACGGAGATTTTCAGCCTGGGTGGAACCCGCTTCCGAGATACAACAGTCTGGTTGCCAAG TCTGCAGGGCAGGCACTCGGGAAGGGAAGATGGATGTAAAGTGTGGGAGACCAAGGACACAGTGGAGCCCACGAGCACGAGCTGGAACCCACGAGGATGGCCTGGAAACAATGTCAGTCTCTTACCACCTCCAGCTTCGATGATGTGGGTGTCCTGCAGAAGAAGCTGGTGCCCTtcctcacagagttaa
- the LOC129493256 gene encoding methyl-CpG-binding domain protein 1 isoform X6: protein MAEDWLDCPALGPGWKRREVFRKSGATCGRSDTYYQSPTGDRIRSKVELTRYLGPACDLTLFDFKQGILCYPAPKAHPVAVTSKKRKKPSRPAKTRKRQVGPQSGEVRKEAPRDETKADTDTAPASFPAPGCCENCGISFSGDGTQRQRLKTLCKDCRAQRIAFNREQRMFKRVGCGECAACQVTEDCGACSTCLLQLPHDVASGLFCKCERRRCLRIVERSRGCGVCRGCQTQEDCGRCPICLRPPRPGLRRQWKCVQRRCLRGKHARRKGGCDSKMAARRRPGAQALPPPPPSQSPEPTEPHPRALAPSPPAEFIYYCVDEDELPYTNRRQNRKCGACAACLRRMDCGRCDFCCDKPKFGGSNQKRQKCRWRQCLQFAMKRLLPSVWSESDDGAGSPPPYRRRKRPSSARRHHLGPTLKPTLATRTAQPDHTQAPTKQEAGGGFVLPPPGTDLVFLREGASSPVQVPGPVTASTEALLQEAQCSGLSWVVALPQVKQEKADTQDEWTPGTAVLTSPVLVPGCPSKAVDPGLPSVKQEPPDPEEDKEENKDDSASKLAPEEEAGGAGTPVITEIFSLGGTRFRDTTVWLPSLQGRHSGREDGCKVWETKDTVEPTSTSWNPRGWPGNNVSLLPPPASMMWVSCRRSWCPSSQS, encoded by the exons ATGGCTGAGGACTGGCTGGACTGCCCAGCCCTGGGCCCTGGCTGGAAGCGCCGTGAAGTCTTTCGCAAGTCAGGGGCCACCTGTGGACGCTCAGACACCTATTACCAGAG CCCCACAGGAGACAGGATCCGAAGCAAAGTTGAGCTGACTCGATACCTGGGCCCTGCGTGTGATCTCACCCTCTTCGACTTCAAACAAGGCATCTTGTGCTATCCAGCCCCCAAG GCCCATCCCGTGGCGGTTACCAGCAAGAAGCGAAAGAAGCCTTCAAGGCCAGCCAAGACTCGGAAACGTCAGGTTGGACCCCAGAGTGGTGAGGTCAGGAAGGAGGCCCCAAGGGATGAGACCAAGGCTGACACTGACACAGCCCCAGCTTCATTCCCTGCTCCTGG ATGCTGTGAGAACTGTGGAATCAGCTTCTCAGGGGATGGCACCCAAAGGCAGCGGCTCAAAACGTTGTGCAAAGACTGTCGAG CACAGAGAATTGCCTTCAACCGGGAACAGAGAATGTTTAAG CGTGTGGGCTGTGGGGAGTGTGCAGCCTGCCAGGTAACAGAAGACTGTGGGGCCTGCTCCACCTGCCTCCTGCAGCTGCCCCATGATGTGGCATCGGGGCTGTTCTGCAAGTGTGAACGGAGACGCTGCCTCCGGATTGTGGAAAGG AGCCGAGGGTGTGGAGTATGCCGGGGCTGTCAGACCCAAGAGGATTGTGGCCGTTGCCCCATCTGCCTTCGCCCTCCCCGCCCTGGTCTCAGGCGCCAGTGGAAATGTGTCCAGCGACGTTGCCTACGG GGTAAACATGCCCGCCGCAAGGGAGGCTGTGACTCCAAGATGGCTGCCAGGCGGCGCCCCGGAGCCCAGGCACTGCCTCCACCACCCCCATCACAGTCCCCAGAGCCCACAGAGCCG CACCCCAGAGCCCTGGCCCCCTCGCCACCTGCCGAGTTCATCTATTACTGTGTAGACGAGGACGAGCTA CCCTACACGAACCGCCGGCAGAACCGCAAGTGCGGGGCCTGTGCAGCCTGCCTACGGCGGATGGACTGTGGCCGCTGCGACTTCTGCTGCGACAAGCCCAAATTCGGGGGCAGCAACCAGAAGCGCCAGAAGTGTCGTTGGCGCCAATGCCTGCAGTTTGCCATG AAGCGGCTGCTGCCCAGTGTCTGGTCAGAGTCTGATGATGGGGCAGGATCGCCCCCACCTTACCGTCGTCGAAAGAGGCCCAGCTCTGCCCGACGGCACCATCTTGGCCCTACCTTGAAGCCCACCTTGGCTACACGCACAGCCCAACCAGACCATACCCAGGCTCCAACGAAGCAGGAAGCAGGTGGTGGCTTTGTGCTACCCCCGCCTGGCACTGACCTTGTGTTTTTACGGGAGGGCGCAAGCAGTCCTGTGCAGGTGCCGGGCCCTGTTACAGCTTCCACAGAAGCCCTGTTGCAG GAGGCCCAGTGCTCTGGCCTGAGTTGGGTTGTGGCCTTACCCCAGGTGAAGCAAGAGAAGGCGGATACCCAGGACGAGTGGACACCAGGCACAGCTGTCCTGACTTCTCCCGTATTGGTGCCTGGCTGCCCTAGCAAG GCAGTAGACCCAGGCCTGCCATCTGTGAAGCAAGAGCCACCTGACCCTGAGGAGGACAAGGAGGAGAACAAGGATGACTCTGCCTCCAAATTGGCCccagaggaagaggcaggaggggCTGGCACACCCGTG ATCACGGAGATTTTCAGCCTGGGTGGAACCCGCTTCCGAGATACAACAGTCTGGTTGCCAAG TCTGCAGGGCAGGCACTCGGGAAGGGAAGATGGATGTAAAGTGTGGGAGACCAAGGACACAGTGGAGCCCACGAGCACGAGCTGGAACCCACGAGGATGGCCTGGAAACAATGTCAGTCTCTTACCACCTCCAGCTTCGATGATGTGGGTGTCCTGCAGAAGAAGCTGGTGCCCTtcctcacagagttaa
- the LOC129493256 gene encoding methyl-CpG-binding domain protein 1 isoform X1, with protein MAEDWLDCPALGPGWKRREVFRKSGATCGRSDTYYQSPTGDRIRSKVELTRYLGPACDLTLFDFKQGILCYPAPKAHPVAVTSKKRKKPSRPAKTRKRQVGPQSGEVRKEAPRDETKADTDTAPASFPAPGCCENCGISFSGDGTQRQRLKTLCKDCRAQRIAFNREQRMFKRVGCGECAACQVTEDCGACSTCLLQLPHDVASGLFCKCERRRCLRIVERSRGCGVCRGCQTQEDCGRCPICLRPPRPGLRRQWKCVQRRCLRHLAHRLRRRHQRCQRRTSLAVAPPTGKHARRKGGCDSKMAARRRPGAQALPPPPPSQSPEPTEPHPRALAPSPPAEFIYYCVDEDELQPYTNRRQNRKCGACAACLRRMDCGRCDFCCDKPKFGGSNQKRQKCRWRQCLQFAMKRLLPSVWSESDDGAGSPPPYRRRKRPSSARRHHLGPTLKPTLATRTAQPDHTQAPTKQEAGGGFVLPPPGTDLVFLREGASSPVQVPGPVTASTEALLQEAQCSGLSWVVALPQVKQEKADTQDEWTPGTAVLTSPVLVPGCPSKAVDPGLPSVKQEPPDPEEDKEENKDDSASKLAPEEEAGGAGTPVITEIFSLGGTRFRDTTVWLPSLQGRHSGREDGCKVWETKDTVEPTSTSWNPRGWPGNNVSLLPPPASMMWVSCRRSWCPSSQS; from the exons ATGGCTGAGGACTGGCTGGACTGCCCAGCCCTGGGCCCTGGCTGGAAGCGCCGTGAAGTCTTTCGCAAGTCAGGGGCCACCTGTGGACGCTCAGACACCTATTACCAGAG CCCCACAGGAGACAGGATCCGAAGCAAAGTTGAGCTGACTCGATACCTGGGCCCTGCGTGTGATCTCACCCTCTTCGACTTCAAACAAGGCATCTTGTGCTATCCAGCCCCCAAG GCCCATCCCGTGGCGGTTACCAGCAAGAAGCGAAAGAAGCCTTCAAGGCCAGCCAAGACTCGGAAACGTCAGGTTGGACCCCAGAGTGGTGAGGTCAGGAAGGAGGCCCCAAGGGATGAGACCAAGGCTGACACTGACACAGCCCCAGCTTCATTCCCTGCTCCTGG ATGCTGTGAGAACTGTGGAATCAGCTTCTCAGGGGATGGCACCCAAAGGCAGCGGCTCAAAACGTTGTGCAAAGACTGTCGAG CACAGAGAATTGCCTTCAACCGGGAACAGAGAATGTTTAAG CGTGTGGGCTGTGGGGAGTGTGCAGCCTGCCAGGTAACAGAAGACTGTGGGGCCTGCTCCACCTGCCTCCTGCAGCTGCCCCATGATGTGGCATCGGGGCTGTTCTGCAAGTGTGAACGGAGACGCTGCCTCCGGATTGTGGAAAGG AGCCGAGGGTGTGGAGTATGCCGGGGCTGTCAGACCCAAGAGGATTGTGGCCGTTGCCCCATCTGCCTTCGCCCTCCCCGCCCTGGTCTCAGGCGCCAGTGGAAATGTGTCCAGCGACGTTGCCTACGG CACCTTGCTCACCGCCTGCGTCGCCGTCATCAGAGATGTCAGCGACGCACTTCCCTGGCTGTGGCTCCCCCAACT GGTAAACATGCCCGCCGCAAGGGAGGCTGTGACTCCAAGATGGCTGCCAGGCGGCGCCCCGGAGCCCAGGCACTGCCTCCACCACCCCCATCACAGTCCCCAGAGCCCACAGAGCCG CACCCCAGAGCCCTGGCCCCCTCGCCACCTGCCGAGTTCATCTATTACTGTGTAGACGAGGACGAGCTA caGCCCTACACGAACCGCCGGCAGAACCGCAAGTGCGGGGCCTGTGCAGCCTGCCTACGGCGGATGGACTGTGGCCGCTGCGACTTCTGCTGCGACAAGCCCAAATTCGGGGGCAGCAACCAGAAGCGCCAGAAGTGTCGTTGGCGCCAATGCCTGCAGTTTGCCATG AAGCGGCTGCTGCCCAGTGTCTGGTCAGAGTCTGATGATGGGGCAGGATCGCCCCCACCTTACCGTCGTCGAAAGAGGCCCAGCTCTGCCCGACGGCACCATCTTGGCCCTACCTTGAAGCCCACCTTGGCTACACGCACAGCCCAACCAGACCATACCCAGGCTCCAACGAAGCAGGAAGCAGGTGGTGGCTTTGTGCTACCCCCGCCTGGCACTGACCTTGTGTTTTTACGGGAGGGCGCAAGCAGTCCTGTGCAGGTGCCGGGCCCTGTTACAGCTTCCACAGAAGCCCTGTTGCAG GAGGCCCAGTGCTCTGGCCTGAGTTGGGTTGTGGCCTTACCCCAGGTGAAGCAAGAGAAGGCGGATACCCAGGACGAGTGGACACCAGGCACAGCTGTCCTGACTTCTCCCGTATTGGTGCCTGGCTGCCCTAGCAAG GCAGTAGACCCAGGCCTGCCATCTGTGAAGCAAGAGCCACCTGACCCTGAGGAGGACAAGGAGGAGAACAAGGATGACTCTGCCTCCAAATTGGCCccagaggaagaggcaggaggggCTGGCACACCCGTG ATCACGGAGATTTTCAGCCTGGGTGGAACCCGCTTCCGAGATACAACAGTCTGGTTGCCAAG TCTGCAGGGCAGGCACTCGGGAAGGGAAGATGGATGTAAAGTGTGGGAGACCAAGGACACAGTGGAGCCCACGAGCACGAGCTGGAACCCACGAGGATGGCCTGGAAACAATGTCAGTCTCTTACCACCTCCAGCTTCGATGATGTGGGTGTCCTGCAGAAGAAGCTGGTGCCCTtcctcacagagttaa
- the LOC129493256 gene encoding methyl-CpG-binding domain protein 1 isoform X4, whose protein sequence is MAEDWLDCPALGPGWKRREVFRKSGATCGRSDTYYQSPTGDRIRSKVELTRYLGPACDLTLFDFKQGILCYPAPKAHPVAVTSKKRKKPSRPAKTRKRQVGPQSGEVRKEAPRDETKADTDTAPASFPAPGCCENCGISFSGDGTQRQRLKTLCKDCRAQRIAFNREQRMFKRVGCGECAACQVTEDCGACSTCLLQLPHDVASGLFCKCERRRCLRIVERSRGCGVCRGCQTQEDCGRCPICLRPPRPGLRRQWKCVQRRCLRHLAHRLRRRHQRCQRRTSLAVAPPTGKHARRKGGCDSKMAARRRPGAQALPPPPPSQSPEPTEPHPRALAPSPPAEFIYYCVDEDELQPYTNRRQNRKCGACAACLRRMDCGRCDFCCDKPKFGGSNQKRQKCRWRQCLQFAMKRLLPSVWSESDDGAGSPPPYRRRKRPSSARRHHLGPTLKPTLATRTAQPDHTQAPTKQEAGGGFVLPPPGTDLVFLREGASSPVQVPGPVTASTEALLQEAQCSGLSWVVALPQVKQEKADTQDEWTPGTAVLTSPVLVPGCPSKAVDPGLPSVKQEPPDPEEDKEENKDDSASKLAPEEEAGGAGTPVITEIFSLGGTRFRDTTVWLPRAGTREGKMDVKCGRPRTQWSPRARAGTHEDGLETMSVSYHLQLR, encoded by the exons ATGGCTGAGGACTGGCTGGACTGCCCAGCCCTGGGCCCTGGCTGGAAGCGCCGTGAAGTCTTTCGCAAGTCAGGGGCCACCTGTGGACGCTCAGACACCTATTACCAGAG CCCCACAGGAGACAGGATCCGAAGCAAAGTTGAGCTGACTCGATACCTGGGCCCTGCGTGTGATCTCACCCTCTTCGACTTCAAACAAGGCATCTTGTGCTATCCAGCCCCCAAG GCCCATCCCGTGGCGGTTACCAGCAAGAAGCGAAAGAAGCCTTCAAGGCCAGCCAAGACTCGGAAACGTCAGGTTGGACCCCAGAGTGGTGAGGTCAGGAAGGAGGCCCCAAGGGATGAGACCAAGGCTGACACTGACACAGCCCCAGCTTCATTCCCTGCTCCTGG ATGCTGTGAGAACTGTGGAATCAGCTTCTCAGGGGATGGCACCCAAAGGCAGCGGCTCAAAACGTTGTGCAAAGACTGTCGAG CACAGAGAATTGCCTTCAACCGGGAACAGAGAATGTTTAAG CGTGTGGGCTGTGGGGAGTGTGCAGCCTGCCAGGTAACAGAAGACTGTGGGGCCTGCTCCACCTGCCTCCTGCAGCTGCCCCATGATGTGGCATCGGGGCTGTTCTGCAAGTGTGAACGGAGACGCTGCCTCCGGATTGTGGAAAGG AGCCGAGGGTGTGGAGTATGCCGGGGCTGTCAGACCCAAGAGGATTGTGGCCGTTGCCCCATCTGCCTTCGCCCTCCCCGCCCTGGTCTCAGGCGCCAGTGGAAATGTGTCCAGCGACGTTGCCTACGG CACCTTGCTCACCGCCTGCGTCGCCGTCATCAGAGATGTCAGCGACGCACTTCCCTGGCTGTGGCTCCCCCAACT GGTAAACATGCCCGCCGCAAGGGAGGCTGTGACTCCAAGATGGCTGCCAGGCGGCGCCCCGGAGCCCAGGCACTGCCTCCACCACCCCCATCACAGTCCCCAGAGCCCACAGAGCCG CACCCCAGAGCCCTGGCCCCCTCGCCACCTGCCGAGTTCATCTATTACTGTGTAGACGAGGACGAGCTA caGCCCTACACGAACCGCCGGCAGAACCGCAAGTGCGGGGCCTGTGCAGCCTGCCTACGGCGGATGGACTGTGGCCGCTGCGACTTCTGCTGCGACAAGCCCAAATTCGGGGGCAGCAACCAGAAGCGCCAGAAGTGTCGTTGGCGCCAATGCCTGCAGTTTGCCATG AAGCGGCTGCTGCCCAGTGTCTGGTCAGAGTCTGATGATGGGGCAGGATCGCCCCCACCTTACCGTCGTCGAAAGAGGCCCAGCTCTGCCCGACGGCACCATCTTGGCCCTACCTTGAAGCCCACCTTGGCTACACGCACAGCCCAACCAGACCATACCCAGGCTCCAACGAAGCAGGAAGCAGGTGGTGGCTTTGTGCTACCCCCGCCTGGCACTGACCTTGTGTTTTTACGGGAGGGCGCAAGCAGTCCTGTGCAGGTGCCGGGCCCTGTTACAGCTTCCACAGAAGCCCTGTTGCAG GAGGCCCAGTGCTCTGGCCTGAGTTGGGTTGTGGCCTTACCCCAGGTGAAGCAAGAGAAGGCGGATACCCAGGACGAGTGGACACCAGGCACAGCTGTCCTGACTTCTCCCGTATTGGTGCCTGGCTGCCCTAGCAAG GCAGTAGACCCAGGCCTGCCATCTGTGAAGCAAGAGCCACCTGACCCTGAGGAGGACAAGGAGGAGAACAAGGATGACTCTGCCTCCAAATTGGCCccagaggaagaggcaggaggggCTGGCACACCCGTG ATCACGGAGATTTTCAGCCTGGGTGGAACCCGCTTCCGAGATACAACAGTCTGGTTGCCAAG GGCAGGCACTCGGGAAGGGAAGATGGATGTAAAGTGTGGGAGACCAAGGACACAGTGGAGCCCACGAGCACGAGCTGGAACCCACGAGGATGGCCTGGAAACAATGTCAGTCTCTTACCACCTCCAGCTTCGATGA
- the LOC129493256 gene encoding methyl-CpG-binding domain protein 1 isoform X30 yields the protein MAEDWLDCPALGPGWKRREVFRKSGATCGRSDTYYQSPTGDRIRSKVELTRYLGPACDLTLFDFKQGILCYPAPKAHPVAVTSKKRKKPSRPAKTRKRQVGPQSGEVRKEAPRDETKADTDTAPASFPAPGCCENCGISFSGDGTQRQRLKTLCKDCRAQRIAFNREQRMFKRVGCGECAACQVTEDCGACSTCLLQLPHDVASGLFCKCERRRCLRIVERSRGCGVCRGCQTQEDCGRCPICLRPPRPGLRRQWKCVQRRCLRGKHARRKGGCDSKMAARRRPGAQALPPPPPSQSPEPTEPHPRALAPSPPAEFIYYCVDEDELQPYTNRRQNRKCGACAACLRRMDCGRCDFCCDKPKFGGSNQKRQKCRWRQCLQFAMKRLLPSVWSESDDGAGSPPPYRRRKRPSSARRHHLGPTLKPTLATRTAQPDHTQAPTKQEAGGGFVLPPPGTDLVFLREGASSPVQVPGPVTASTEALLQAVDPGLPSVKQEPPDPEEDKEENKDDSASKLAPEEEAGGAGTPVITEIFSLGGTRFRDTTVWLPRAGTREGKMDVKCGRPRTQWSPRARAGTHEDGLETMSVSYHLQLR from the exons ATGGCTGAGGACTGGCTGGACTGCCCAGCCCTGGGCCCTGGCTGGAAGCGCCGTGAAGTCTTTCGCAAGTCAGGGGCCACCTGTGGACGCTCAGACACCTATTACCAGAG CCCCACAGGAGACAGGATCCGAAGCAAAGTTGAGCTGACTCGATACCTGGGCCCTGCGTGTGATCTCACCCTCTTCGACTTCAAACAAGGCATCTTGTGCTATCCAGCCCCCAAG GCCCATCCCGTGGCGGTTACCAGCAAGAAGCGAAAGAAGCCTTCAAGGCCAGCCAAGACTCGGAAACGTCAGGTTGGACCCCAGAGTGGTGAGGTCAGGAAGGAGGCCCCAAGGGATGAGACCAAGGCTGACACTGACACAGCCCCAGCTTCATTCCCTGCTCCTGG ATGCTGTGAGAACTGTGGAATCAGCTTCTCAGGGGATGGCACCCAAAGGCAGCGGCTCAAAACGTTGTGCAAAGACTGTCGAG CACAGAGAATTGCCTTCAACCGGGAACAGAGAATGTTTAAG CGTGTGGGCTGTGGGGAGTGTGCAGCCTGCCAGGTAACAGAAGACTGTGGGGCCTGCTCCACCTGCCTCCTGCAGCTGCCCCATGATGTGGCATCGGGGCTGTTCTGCAAGTGTGAACGGAGACGCTGCCTCCGGATTGTGGAAAGG AGCCGAGGGTGTGGAGTATGCCGGGGCTGTCAGACCCAAGAGGATTGTGGCCGTTGCCCCATCTGCCTTCGCCCTCCCCGCCCTGGTCTCAGGCGCCAGTGGAAATGTGTCCAGCGACGTTGCCTACGG GGTAAACATGCCCGCCGCAAGGGAGGCTGTGACTCCAAGATGGCTGCCAGGCGGCGCCCCGGAGCCCAGGCACTGCCTCCACCACCCCCATCACAGTCCCCAGAGCCCACAGAGCCG CACCCCAGAGCCCTGGCCCCCTCGCCACCTGCCGAGTTCATCTATTACTGTGTAGACGAGGACGAGCTA caGCCCTACACGAACCGCCGGCAGAACCGCAAGTGCGGGGCCTGTGCAGCCTGCCTACGGCGGATGGACTGTGGCCGCTGCGACTTCTGCTGCGACAAGCCCAAATTCGGGGGCAGCAACCAGAAGCGCCAGAAGTGTCGTTGGCGCCAATGCCTGCAGTTTGCCATG AAGCGGCTGCTGCCCAGTGTCTGGTCAGAGTCTGATGATGGGGCAGGATCGCCCCCACCTTACCGTCGTCGAAAGAGGCCCAGCTCTGCCCGACGGCACCATCTTGGCCCTACCTTGAAGCCCACCTTGGCTACACGCACAGCCCAACCAGACCATACCCAGGCTCCAACGAAGCAGGAAGCAGGTGGTGGCTTTGTGCTACCCCCGCCTGGCACTGACCTTGTGTTTTTACGGGAGGGCGCAAGCAGTCCTGTGCAGGTGCCGGGCCCTGTTACAGCTTCCACAGAAGCCCTGTTGCAG GCAGTAGACCCAGGCCTGCCATCTGTGAAGCAAGAGCCACCTGACCCTGAGGAGGACAAGGAGGAGAACAAGGATGACTCTGCCTCCAAATTGGCCccagaggaagaggcaggaggggCTGGCACACCCGTG ATCACGGAGATTTTCAGCCTGGGTGGAACCCGCTTCCGAGATACAACAGTCTGGTTGCCAAG GGCAGGCACTCGGGAAGGGAAGATGGATGTAAAGTGTGGGAGACCAAGGACACAGTGGAGCCCACGAGCACGAGCTGGAACCCACGAGGATGGCCTGGAAACAATGTCAGTCTCTTACCACCTCCAGCTTCGATGA